The Glycine max cultivar Williams 82 chromosome 3, Glycine_max_v4.0, whole genome shotgun sequence sequence AACTGAAACTCAACAACTaggtttgatttttaataattttaaaattagaaacaaaaaatCACCCCAAATGAGACCTTAGCTTATGTATTTAGTTCGCAAACCTATGGACCAACAACCAGCCCGTTTAACTTGTATAacatactattattttttaaaaaatataattaaaatataggaGCAACTTTATATTTGGTCACCTCTATCATGTTTAGCTGGttataatgaaaagaaaatctaTGGTGTTGTACGGGTTGACCCGCATCCAAAGCTTAATTGTGCTGGAGATGAACCTTATCTCGTAACCAAACTAGAATGATAAATGTTTTTCATTATCATAGATTGGCAATAAATGTTGGTCAATTAAACTCCTATAGATATGCTTCTAAGGTGGTAACAAATTGGCAAAATAAActcaaaatagttttcttataaactttaaagattttttttctaactttaatatttttatttaggtCATCATGGGTTTGTCCACAAACCCATGAACCAAAGTACACTAAGTGACCTGTATAATTAATTCTAATTGCAGGACAGTTAACTGCAAGTACTACACACTCGAGTTGCATCacgcatttttttaacttgcaaAGAAACCCGAGGCAACTATAATATTTATAGACTAACCCATAGACCATCACCTACCCAATTGTTCCAAACATCACAAATCGCTTCACACATGCAGTAGTGGCCTCACGTACAGACATGTACTCCAAAGTTGCCATGTCATATTAAGATAACACCCGAGTCCCGAGTTCATATGGTCAATTAACTGCCCGCCCAATAAATAAAGGAGGTAGCCAACCTGTGACCCAACAATCTAGTCAGCTTAAGTAAAAAACGAAAGCCAACCAAAAAAGAAATTGGAACAATTGATAGTGAAATTTGAGCAACTCATGAATGTTCAGTAGTAGATATCTCACTGCTCATTCAATTGGAGAGGGGAGGACGAAAAGAAAATACTGATTTGGAGAGGAAAAGAAACGTCTTGTTGATACCACAAGGGTGACAACGGAAACATGAGTGAATTTCATATTCTATCACACGATCAATCTATACATACTAAAATCCATGTTGATTTTTCCTCCACAGCTCATGTTTACTCGCAAGAGATTATTCAAATGCATCATTGATTTGAAAACTCTACTCAAAGACCAAGCTTATTTAGGTTGATTTGTTAGTCCTTAAGAAGAGTTAAGATCCATAAATGCCATGTCCTAGCTACTGTGAGCTGTTGATCTAGCCTACATGTTGAATTATCCCTCCCTTGAAGATCGCTGTTAACGTGATTACACGAGGACGATGAATAGCAATCTCGAGAGGAAATGGGAAAACTTTTCTGCTTCTAAACTCCCTAAGAATATTTTCCAACTGAATGAACCATAATAAAGAAAACTTTTGTTGCAACAAATTCTCAAcatagggagaaaaaaaaatcctacattttgtGTTATTTGTCAACTCAAATTTCCACCTTAGAATCAAAACATAAGTGCGGGTTGACAGATCGCCAAAGtggcaaaaaataaagaatactgTAACATGATTAGTAGATACAGCTGATAAATAATGTCCGTAAACCATTCAGGCCAGAGTAGTTCAGTTTCAGTGATCTCCAGCATATTCAATAGCTTCAACAAACTGCCCTCGAACAAGAAAGTTTAAAGCCGCTCACACAGGTACACAACATTTTGTTGCAACAATTTCTCAAGGAAGATCATGTTCCTTGCCTGCATCAGGCAATACTTTTCTACCTAAAATGATCTTCTTTCCACTCCTATGATATTTCTTGCAAACCTTCAATTAAAcagaatttctttttattagtgCTTATTTTAATGATACAAGCATTAATCAGCAGACTAACTGTTTCACCCCCAAAATAGCACCGATGTATATATTTAGAATACCAAAAGAAATGAAGCAGATAATTATGTGGATGCCGGCTGTTATTCGCAATACCAATAAAAGTAAATGGACTTTTCAATCCTGTGTTGTGTAATTGAATACCAAATGCTGTATTTCTCCATCATACTGACATGATTTATttcagaataaaataaaaaggaaatctataacaccagaataaaataaaaaggaaatctATAGCACATGCTTgtatttgaattgaaaaaaaggGAAATGCCTAAAAAGAAATATTCACTTAGCTGACATTAAACTTACAATCGagcaaattaattaagttaaacaCTACTCTCAAATTATAGTCATTAACTTAAAATTGTGAAGCAAGCTGGTATGACATACGAGTAGTTAATAAAGTTCACAGTTGATTGCTAATTGATATCTGCAAGGTTCTAACTTAAAGAAGAAATATATTTCCAGTTGGTGACTAACGGggaaattttaatgaaaacaaaCTAACCAGCTCACCGTAGTCAATTAGACAACATATGTGAACCAGTGTAAAATAGCACAGCAGATATTAATCAGAGTTCAAAATTTGTCAAAAGTAGCACATCCAATTATCTATCAACCTAAAGCAGACAAGCAATTGCAAACCATCATCTGGCTTCACTgaatctttatatataaaaaatgccGCAGCTATAAACATTGTTGAAAAACAGAATGAAATTTCCACTCCACAACAGGTCCTATAGAGACAATGAGTtcacaattcaattttttatggtTATAATAAGCAACAATCCCTGAATCCATTATACCCtataataatagttaaaaacGAAAGTATATATAACAAAGTACATGAATGTTCCACTGTTATGGGCAAGACAAATCGAACAAACCGCGCCATGAAGCTAGTTAGGAACAGAGCTACTAACCTGGggaggaaacaatttttctttaaaacgaATTATCCGGTTGCGTGTATCATACTAACAAAATTCTGCATCAAAATCTCATTCACTCTCGCAGAGTTGGTCACTCATTTCAACCTCGTCCTCACTCCTTAGCTCATCATTTTCAATCTTGTTCTCCCGAGGTTTCAAGGATCCGTCACCGCGATAAAGCAGCCCCGTCTGCATCACATGGTAGAACTTATCTCTATGCCGAGCAAGAGGATGCGGGTCCACCAATTTCCCACTCTGGTAACCTTCCTTGAGAGTAACCGTGGTGGTTTTACACTTCAAGGAGAGGTAAAAAATCCCAGGATACCTGGTGAAAATGCGGGTAAACTTATGCGGAAGGTTGAACTCTTCCCTCAAGCCCCTCAAGTAGTTCCTCTTGGTTTTCTTGTGCAGAGTCAAGCTCAAAATCTCGTGCAGAACCCCAACCACACGCTTCTCCATCAAATCGCTGTTAGGATCAATCTTCGTGGAATCCACATAAGGAGAAACATAAGGAAGCTTCTGAAACTCCTCCATCCACGTCCTCACTTTTGTCTGCGCGCCGTAGCCCCTCGGAAACCGCATCGGAAAAGCCAACGCGGATTGTCCCCGCTTGAATTCGCGGTAGTGGGTCCCACCCTCGTTGTGCTTCTGCAGTGCGGAAACCGCGAGTTCGTCGGGCCAGCGGGATAGCTTGAGCGAAACGACGCCGTTGGGGGACTTGACGAATTGGAAGTGGTTGGGGAATTGGGGGACTAGGGTTTTGTGGAAGGTGTCGGGTAAGCCGAGGTCCCACTTGAGCGCGTGGAGGGAGTGGAGAGGGAGGGCGCGTGAGTTGGACATCATGAGGAGCTTGGAGAGTTTTTCGACGGCGCCGTTTTGGTGGGTTTGGTGGAGGGAGAGTTCCTGGGAGTGGAGGAAGAGTGCGGTGTCGGTGAGGCGGAAGCAGGGGAGGGAGGGCCAGCGAGGGTGGGGGAACTCGTGGAAGAGGGTGGGGTAGCGGCGGAGGAAGCGGAGGACGGGGACGGTCAGGCCGAGAAGTTTCTGCCAGTCGGCGACGGATTGCGCGGTGAGGAAGCCGGTGGAGGAGCGGTTCACGGCGTCCTTAAGGAGGCACGCCGCCTTCAGATCGGTTTCCTTGTCGATGACGTGGTCCAGGCTTCGGTTCTTGACCCATTTCAAACGCACTTTCACTATGCCCCGCCATTGCTGCTTCATCCACGACGGAATAACGCCATTTTTGTTCATCTTCGAACCTAACCAACACAATCAACAAAGCAAACCCCTCCGTCGTGTTCAGGCATCATCACCATCTGGACAATGGGCCTGCCCGCTTGGTCTAACAAAACATCGGCCCAAATCTTAGGCAAACGGCCCAACCAAGCAATTGAGAGAATTACAATTATTatgttctaaattattttaagggtttaatttttatagattattattagtgtgaaaaatatctatttgtttttatattgtccactaataaaaaataatcttgaatataacttttataataactacttcttttaggaaaaaagaaaaaaacaatatcaACCGAGTATAACCCAGGAAGGTATGCTAATATTTGGTGCAAATCctgcattataaatttttaagtcTTTATATTTGATTCTCGCAAAGCCATGTTATATTCTTTTCCCCATAAAATGTGAGTGACGTTCATATTGTGATAGTGTACATATATTTTGAGCTCTTATATTGAATTAAAGCAAATTAGCATTCTGTTTCTcttaatcaattatttaattaaacaagaattaatttccttattttacataattaagataaattattattattagtaaaaaaatattatttaaaatataatttagacattaatttaattaagaatttgcATTAATATTTGAAAGTTTGATCCCTACAAATAGAGACTAATTTAGGGCGACCATTATCAAGCCTAAAACGTAACTCATGATAAATACTACACATTTTTTAGAATCAAGCACGAGTCGATGAAGTCCAATATGATCTTGAGGCTAAACCCGTTGGTAAAGAATAACACTTTTGTCACATTAACGTTTTTTCGAGCCGCATTGAACATCCTAATTTCTAAAATGGATTAATATGATCATAACTCGTGATTTCACTTTACAGTATTtgctaaattaaaaagaaaagttcattCTAAGATAGATCTGTATCAGTTATCATGAAAGAAAAGTTTTTCTTCTCGGTAGACTGTTTATCTTTATCTCAAAGAACAGTTCCTTTTAATTCTATTATCATTGACACACGCATGCTTCATTGCTTGTGTTCTTTTCTCTTTCCCTCGCCCCGCTCCATCCCCTCACCCACTCGTATGGTCGGTATATGATTGCAGAAAGGATGAAGGATTGTTGTGACTATATTTGTATTCTCACAACAATGCCTTGGctattcatgttttggttcgTACAAAAAGAACACATCCCAACAACATCTGACATATCCTTTTTCACCACTTATGATTCATCTTAAGCACCATCATTCACTCTACTGACAAGACACCAGAGAATAGAGATGTTTAATATTACTTCACACAAATCATTCTCACTGTTCACAAAAGAAATTGAGAAAGTCTGTGTCCCATTTTCTCAGTTTGTTTGTCTATATATGTCATTTAGATCATCAAGCCCCCTGTTGGAAAAGACTAGACAACAGTGGTGGTGGTGTCCCTATTGTCCTGATCACGTTTCTGTTTAAACTTTCAACGATATCTATATCAATGCACTGAAATTAACGAAAACAATAAAGGGTGTAATCATTCTTAAAGAATTATTCGTATATATTATATACAGAAAACCAACTTGAATCTTATAATTAGGTGTGTGAGTTCTATGTGTATAAACATGGTAAAAGATATTCTGCCTCAGTATATCCTTGTCATAAATAGATATGTCAAAGTAACAGTGGATTAGTTGGTTTATGCTCCACCTGTCCACCAAACTATTTAGAGATATGGAACAAAGATCCACAAAGGTTTGGTTTGAATTGACTAACTAATAAACTTGCTagctttttcattcatttacaTATTCTTCAGTACTATATATAGCATGCTAGCAGTTATATATAACCATAGAGCAAGAACTGAACCTCTCCAAGGAGAGGAGATGATCAGATAATTGAAGAGAAGTGAAGAGAGCCTAATTATATCATGTCATGGCATGCAGGCAAAAGTCCAGGCAAAGTTTGGTTCTTTTCTTTCGTTGATGTTTATTTTCTCTTAGTTTGTCTACCTTTTCTGTATGACACCGCTAATTACGGAgtcccaaaaaaatgaaatttatggcAGGGTTACGTGGTGTTTAGAGGCTGGGGTACAGACTTCAATCCtatatttttcatatgcattaacgTGTAAGTGCTCGATTTTCCATATTTTGGCAAAATCTACCATACAAGAAAATATTAAGTTGTTACTATCACAATGGATCATTttgtaatcttttattttttattttccccctCGCATGTATCTTCTGCGGAAATCTAAGAGATTATCCAATTTCAAACATGGCTATAAATACTTCTTTTTAAAAGAGTTTCAAACATTAACTTGGTATCTTAGGTAAGATATTGAGTTCTTCGGCCAGAACAAAAGTGGGTCGTTAGACTTATGTCCTTggtatagattttatttaagaagaaatgaaattttttgtctTGTAGATTTATACTAACGATATACAATTtgcattatatcattttattaatatagatTCAGAATATTTACATTAACAGTTAATATCAATTAGATCAACTTTATAACTTTATATTAGCAGAGGCTATTCTTAGTACATGATTCCTTTTatagtataatatataatgattaaaaattagtgTCTGCTTCCATTTAAACCTAGTTTCATCTCTCCGCCAAATATTAGaccttttattaaaaatgtttgatttatatattgttaatgtGTTTTTGTATAGAGACATTCGATAAGAAaaggtaaatagtcatttttgtcctTTAATACGTAATTTGTTGTAAATTGtttctaaaagatgaaaatacaaaatttagtctctgaaagtgtaaaaagtgcgacaaatatatttgGTTGTTAACTTCCGTCTATCACCGTTAATAAAAGAATCTACGTGACACAGATGGACGAATTTGTCATTGAAATTTCACTCCGCTGACAAATGCacccctaaaagatgaaaatacaaaatttaattcccaaaagtataaaaagtgcaacaaatgattgatattaattattttaacttccGTCTGTCACCGtcaataaaatagtaaatattcGAAGAAGTAAAATGtgagatatatttatcttttatttataatagattgatactaattattataacttgaaaaaaattgtaatgatTGGTACACTGtttcaatgtttattttggtaaaTTGGTACGATgtttattttagataatttctattgtgacaaataaattatgattgataattaatattatcgttattatcatgtttgttttaaattatgtttgtcaatatattttttaagtaattattgtaatgttatgtttgtaacgataaaaaatgacaaaaatttattctaaaattatattttactcttaaatAAAACGAAAGTCCGAGTCTAACAAATTAGTTCAATTGAGACATACCAATATTTAggttcaataaaaaattgttgatattttcattcaataatgataatttattaacatGTTGATCTAATGGAGTGTATTGACATTTAGGTCTAAAACAAATTACTCACATTtttctccaataaaaaatattaacatttttcatccaacaaaaaattagtaACATTTACGTCAAAAAATGGTATCTTACtgacattttcatccaatttagtCAACATGGTcatgttgacaatcattttCGTGACAAATTTATCCCTCTGTGCCACgtagattatttta is a genomic window containing:
- the LOC100808403 gene encoding protein WHAT'S THIS FACTOR 9, mitochondrial — protein: MNKNGVIPSWMKQQWRGIVKVRLKWVKNRSLDHVIDKETDLKAACLLKDAVNRSSTGFLTAQSVADWQKLLGLTVPVLRFLRRYPTLFHEFPHPRWPSLPCFRLTDTALFLHSQELSLHQTHQNGAVEKLSKLLMMSNSRALPLHSLHALKWDLGLPDTFHKTLVPQFPNHFQFVKSPNGVVSLKLSRWPDELAVSALQKHNEGGTHYREFKRGQSALAFPMRFPRGYGAQTKVRTWMEEFQKLPYVSPYVDSTKIDPNSDLMEKRVVGVLHEILSLTLHKKTKRNYLRGLREEFNLPHKFTRIFTRYPGIFYLSLKCKTTTVTLKEGYQSGKLVDPHPLARHRDKFYHVMQTGLLYRGDGSLKPRENKIENDELRSEDEVEMSDQLCESE